The nucleotide window AGGAGAAGGACAAGACCTATGGGTGTGTTCAGCGACAGAACGAGTATGGAAAGAATACTGTATGCTGTATTTACCTATGAAAACAAAAAGGAGGGAACTAATACCCCTTTCTTACTGACACATAATAATTGACATTACCCACAATAGAACCGCAACTGCTGTTCGTAAAATAGAACAGATTTACTTCTCCGGCTCAAGCCGCGCCAGCATGCCGTTCGATTCGTCGGTGAGTAAATAGATATAGCCGTCGGGGCCCACTCGCACGTCGCGGATACGGCCGATGGCCGTGCGCACGAGCCGCTCTTCCTTCACCACCTTTTCGCCGTCGAGTTCCAGGCGCACCAGCATCTCGCCGCGCAGCGCGCCAACGAGAAGATTGCCGCGCCATGCGGTAAATTTATCGCCCTCGTAGAACGCCATGCCCGATGGCGCAATCGACGGCACCCATTTGTAGAGCGGCTGCTCCATTCCGGGCTTGTGCGTACCCTCGCCGATTTTGGTGCCCAGTCCGTAGTTGACGCCGTAAGTAATCACCGGCCAGCCGTAATTGCGCCCGGCGCGCATTACATTGATCTCATCGCCGCCCTGTGGCCCGTGCTCGTGCGTCCACAGCTCGCCGGTTATCGGATGCAGCGCCGCACCCTGCATGTTGCGGTTGCCGAGCGTGAATTTTTCAGGTTTGGTGCCAGTGCGTTTCACGAATGGATTGTCCGTTGGCACGCGCCCATCGTCGTGCAGCCGGATCACCGAACCAGCATGATCGTCCAGTCTCTGCGCACGCTCCATTTCCCCGCGGTCACCAAGCGTGAGATAGACATAACCCTGTCGGTCGAACACGATACGTCCGCCGAAATGATGATCCGAAGAAGTCTT belongs to Deltaproteobacteria bacterium and includes:
- a CDS encoding PQQ-dependent sugar dehydrogenase, coding for MSSEKHAFNLVTLVEGLSHPWSMAFLPDGRMLVTEREGRLRIISKDFKLDPRPVEGVPSVVAVGQGGLFDVVLHPKYADNGWIYLSYSGAGAGGYGTELMRAKLDGHRLTQSQVLFRMEPKTSSDHHFGGRIVFDRQGYVYLTLGDRGEMERAQRLDDHAGSVIRLHDDGRVPTDNPFVKRTGTKPEKFTLGNRNMQGAALHPITGELWTHEHGPQGGDEINVMRAGRNYGWPVITYGVNYGLGTKIGEGTHKPGMEQPLYKWVPSIAPSGMAFYEGDKFTAWRGNLLVGALRGEMLVRLELDGEKVVKEERLVRTAIGRIRDVRVGPDGYIYLLTDESNGMLARLEPEK